One genomic region from Flavobacteriales bacterium encodes:
- a CDS encoding PorT family protein: MKKVLLSLFVVLVCTTAYGQIWQFGARTGAGRSDFRISADLTAPGLGVIEARPGEPQTSFHLGAYTRVKVLGLYVQPELLYTGFKGEMEFFNTVSGDDKEVEIDINRIDIPVMIGIKLGPVRLNAGPSFNMLLPSKDDADGAEIIVSSSSFGYQYGIGLDIGDFLIDLKAEGSWSNEIESITDGTSNYDLNGSMHKVLLSIGYRIL; encoded by the coding sequence ATGAAAAAAGTTTTACTCTCCCTTTTCGTCGTATTGGTTTGTACTACGGCCTACGGCCAGATTTGGCAGTTTGGTGCGCGCACCGGAGCGGGGCGGTCCGATTTTAGGATCAGCGCCGATTTAACGGCACCCGGACTCGGTGTAATCGAAGCGCGCCCGGGAGAACCTCAAACATCGTTTCACCTCGGAGCGTATACGCGGGTAAAGGTATTGGGTCTTTATGTCCAGCCCGAGCTGTTGTATACTGGATTCAAAGGTGAAATGGAGTTCTTTAACACCGTTTCTGGCGACGATAAAGAGGTAGAGATCGATATCAATCGGATCGATATACCTGTGATGATCGGAATTAAATTGGGCCCGGTCCGATTGAACGCAGGTCCGTCTTTCAATATGCTTTTGCCGAGCAAGGATGACGCGGACGGAGCCGAGATCATTGTTTCCTCGTCGAGTTTCGGTTATCAATACGGTATCGGATTGGATATCGGTGATTTCTTGATCGACCTCAAGGCCGAAGGCTCTTGGAGCAATGAGATCGAATCGATCACAGACGGCACATCGAACTACGACCTCAACGGTTCTATGCATAAAGTGCTGCTCAGTATTGGATACAGGATATTGTAA
- a CDS encoding sigma-70 family RNA polymerase sigma factor, which translates to MNRDESVVAELYDAFSGNLYGLMCKMVHDEALAADLLQEGFVKIWKYGAKYDPKHGSLFTWMMNICRNGTIDHLRSKKRRNEIHDLSENVYSSEAGNQITQNTDTLDLREKVAQLEPDLRNLIELAYFGGFTQKEISENLDLPLGTVKTRMRKGMKELRAIFGVRQ; encoded by the coding sequence GTGAACCGCGACGAATCCGTGGTGGCGGAGCTATACGATGCTTTCAGCGGAAACCTGTACGGCTTAATGTGTAAGATGGTGCACGATGAAGCCTTAGCGGCCGATCTTCTGCAAGAGGGTTTTGTGAAGATCTGGAAATACGGGGCCAAGTACGACCCCAAGCACGGATCGCTTTTCACTTGGATGATGAACATTTGCCGCAACGGCACTATCGATCATCTGAGGTCAAAAAAACGGAGGAACGAAATCCACGATCTCAGCGAGAACGTATATAGTTCAGAAGCGGGCAATCAAATAACGCAGAATACCGACACACTCGATCTGCGTGAAAAGGTGGCTCAACTCGAACCCGATTTGCGAAATTTGATCGAACTGGCCTACTTCGGTGGCTTTACACAAAAGGAGATCTCAGAGAATTTAGACCTCCCCTTGGGAACGGTCAAAACGCGAATGCGGAAAGGAATGAAAGAATTAAGAGCCATATTTGGCGTACGACAGTGA
- a CDS encoding anti-sigma factor: MNIEEYISSGILEAYALGAVSDEERREVECLTSIYPQLAEALHAAQDDVEQLARLESKSPPPVLKASILDAVAQAAAEERADADANTVASADADVEADADASIIQMNAKEDPVKRWPLGWVAAAVIALGMFFANYTLRDYNAELKRDLDQISGELNEIRDQALTQQERLAVLADTSYHRIPMKGVEKSPTSLAMIYWNPTSEQVLLDVRELPKPTEDQQYQLWAIVDGTPTDLGVFDLPEGQEWFEMKSITGAVAFAVTLEPRGGRPEPALEQMYVLGAV, from the coding sequence GTGAATATAGAAGAATACATATCGTCCGGAATTTTAGAGGCCTATGCCTTGGGTGCCGTTAGCGATGAAGAACGCCGCGAGGTCGAGTGCCTTACGTCGATCTACCCGCAGCTGGCCGAGGCACTGCATGCCGCGCAAGACGATGTGGAGCAGTTGGCCCGGCTCGAATCTAAGAGTCCGCCACCGGTACTCAAAGCTTCCATACTCGATGCCGTGGCACAAGCCGCTGCAGAAGAACGCGCCGACGCCGATGCCAACACTGTCGCGAGTGCTGATGCTGACGTAGAAGCTGATGCTGACGCTTCCATCATTCAAATGAATGCCAAGGAAGATCCTGTTAAGCGCTGGCCCCTTGGATGGGTCGCCGCCGCGGTGATCGCACTCGGAATGTTCTTCGCCAATTATACCTTGCGTGATTACAACGCTGAGCTCAAACGCGACCTAGATCAAATCAGCGGCGAACTCAACGAAATTCGCGATCAGGCACTCACGCAACAAGAGCGATTGGCCGTTTTAGCGGATACCTCCTACCATCGTATTCCAATGAAAGGCGTTGAAAAGAGTCCAACCTCATTGGCCATGATCTATTGGAATCCGACCTCCGAGCAAGTGCTGCTCGATGTCCGCGAACTGCCCAAGCCCACTGAAGATCAACAGTATCAACTATGGGCCATCGTAGACGGTACGCCTACCGATCTCGGTGTATTCGACCTACCCGAAGGCCAAGAGTGGTTCGAGATGAAATCCATCACCGGAGCAGTTGCCTTTGCCGTTACCCTAGAACCACGCGGAGGCCGACCCGAGCCTGCGCTGGAGCAGATGTACGTACTCGGAGCGGTCTAA
- a CDS encoding alpha/beta hydrolase has translation MKRTLWVILGVILLIASITGLTWRSDLPAVELMMKYTTPNSGWMMTGGQNIHFTDAGTGQAILLIHGTGSSLHTWDGWNQMLAGPYRVVRLDLPGFGLSGPQPQGDYSREMYLTLFEDLRKALDIDRWTVVGNSFGGRLAGYYASDHPEVVSGLVLVNASGWPKTESSWNIFDLAKGPAGSLISHCTPKFLIERTLHNVYANDSLVSQDLIDRHYELLLFPGNRDALRDRLLEDYPDWTPETVTSITCPTLFLWGTEDPWFPESDARAWFNAMPNATFKAIPNAGHLPMEEVPVRTVAQFQPWHQMAIAP, from the coding sequence ATGAAGCGCACCCTTTGGGTCATCCTCGGAGTCATTTTACTCATCGCCTCTATCACTGGGCTCACCTGGCGGTCGGATTTGCCCGCCGTAGAGCTCATGATGAAATATACCACGCCGAATTCTGGCTGGATGATGACGGGCGGACAAAACATTCACTTCACGGATGCCGGCACAGGGCAGGCCATTCTCCTCATTCATGGCACCGGCTCGAGTTTGCATACCTGGGACGGGTGGAACCAAATGTTGGCGGGCCCCTACCGCGTGGTGCGCTTGGATTTGCCCGGGTTCGGACTCAGTGGCCCTCAACCGCAAGGCGACTACTCGCGCGAAATGTACCTCACGCTCTTTGAGGATCTTCGAAAGGCCTTGGACATCGACCGCTGGACCGTCGTTGGAAATTCATTTGGCGGGCGGCTGGCCGGCTACTACGCGAGCGACCATCCGGAAGTAGTATCAGGCCTCGTGTTGGTGAATGCCAGCGGATGGCCCAAGACCGAAAGCTCGTGGAACATCTTCGACCTCGCCAAAGGTCCGGCCGGATCGCTCATTAGCCATTGCACCCCAAAATTCCTGATCGAGCGCACGCTCCACAATGTATACGCCAATGACTCGCTCGTATCCCAAGATTTGATCGATCGCCATTATGAGCTGCTCCTTTTTCCGGGCAATCGAGATGCCTTGCGCGATCGCCTACTCGAAGATTATCCCGATTGGACCCCCGAAACGGTTACTTCGATCACCTGCCCCACCCTATTCCTTTGGGGTACGGAGGACCCGTGGTTTCCAGAATCGGACGCACGCGCGTGGTTCAACGCCATGCCCAACGCCACCTTTAAGGCCATTCCGAACGCAGGCCACTTACCCATGGAAGAGGTGCCCGTACGCACGGTCGCACAGTTTCAGCCGTGGCACCAAATGGCCATCGCGCCGTAG
- a CDS encoding 4'-phosphopantetheinyl transferase superfamily protein produces MTPIQVRYFKHNYRWQHSSENQYLNLLPESQLREVRQFKHSKWFFNALAGKLLLRNALIEAGEPLEKFGEIRTGEHGKPFHPNLFEFNVTHTDKLVAIAWSYDLAVGLDSERLRSKDPYLFTKQFNQTEMDGFRNSDDPVRSFFRRWTQKEAIVKEIGDGLTLPLREIEEQAPGEFHFREHSWTTIPIEVHSAEHFVHLAVRGTHRAVEAQRIFF; encoded by the coding sequence GTGACTCCCATTCAGGTTCGTTACTTCAAGCACAACTACCGCTGGCAACACAGCAGCGAGAACCAATATTTGAACCTCCTGCCCGAATCGCAGCTACGCGAGGTACGACAATTTAAACACTCTAAATGGTTTTTCAATGCCTTGGCCGGAAAGCTTTTGTTGCGAAATGCTTTAATCGAAGCCGGTGAGCCTCTGGAGAAATTCGGGGAGATCCGCACCGGTGAGCACGGAAAACCCTTCCACCCCAACCTGTTCGAATTCAACGTAACGCATACCGACAAGCTCGTGGCGATTGCTTGGTCGTACGACCTAGCGGTCGGATTAGATTCTGAGCGGCTTCGGTCCAAGGACCCGTACTTGTTCACCAAACAGTTCAATCAAACGGAAATGGACGGCTTTCGAAATAGCGATGATCCGGTTCGCTCATTTTTTCGCCGTTGGACCCAAAAAGAGGCGATCGTGAAGGAGATCGGCGACGGCCTCACTTTGCCCTTACGCGAGATCGAGGAACAGGCTCCCGGAGAATTTCACTTCCGCGAACACTCCTGGACCACCATACCTATCGAGGTGCACAGCGCCGAGCACTTTGTTCACCTGGCCGTTCGAGGTACGCATCGCGCCGTTGAGGCGCAGCGTATTTTCTTTTAA
- a CDS encoding carbonic anhydrase: MSENLSAQEAMEKLIDGNRRFVENQLTHPHEDMQWRFSLVDKQEPYAVIVTCSDSRVAPEIVFDQGLGDLFVIRVAGNVAKDKVIGTIEYAVAHLGVNLVVVMGHESCGAVGASLEIDLPGGHINALVHQIRPAVLAAQEMEGDVLTNAIKINAKMVARNIQDSDPYIRPKHRDGQVQVVPAYYKLSDGTVEFMD; this comes from the coding sequence ATGAGCGAGAACCTATCGGCCCAAGAGGCCATGGAGAAACTAATAGACGGGAACCGAAGATTCGTTGAAAACCAATTGACCCACCCCCACGAAGATATGCAATGGCGTTTTTCGTTGGTCGATAAACAAGAGCCCTACGCCGTTATCGTCACGTGTTCCGATAGTCGAGTAGCCCCGGAAATCGTATTCGATCAGGGGCTGGGCGACCTTTTCGTTATCCGCGTGGCCGGAAATGTCGCCAAGGATAAGGTCATCGGAACCATCGAATACGCGGTTGCCCACCTCGGGGTTAACTTGGTGGTGGTGATGGGACACGAAAGCTGCGGAGCCGTGGGTGCTTCGCTGGAAATAGACCTCCCGGGCGGACACATCAACGCGTTGGTCCACCAGATTCGACCGGCAGTATTAGCTGCTCAAGAAATGGAGGGCGATGTACTCACCAATGCGATCAAGATCAATGCGAAAATGGTCGCCCGAAATATTCAAGATAGCGATCCGTATATCCGCCCGAAACACCGCGATGGACAAGTGCAGGTAGTCCCGGCATAC